From Methylobacterium radiodurans, a single genomic window includes:
- the uraH gene encoding hydroxyisourate hydrolase, translating into MGRLSTHVLDTNSGKPAAGVKIVLRRLGSDGSSVRVGETVTNSDGRTDAPLLGGDALAVGTYELTFHVGPYFRDRQTPDLADPPFLDEVPIRFGIANPDGHYHVPLLVSPWAFSTYRGS; encoded by the coding sequence GTGGGCCGTCTCTCAACACATGTGCTGGACACGAACTCGGGCAAACCGGCTGCCGGCGTCAAGATCGTATTACGGCGCTTGGGTTCGGATGGATCGTCAGTCCGCGTCGGCGAAACCGTGACCAATTCGGACGGTCGGACCGACGCGCCCCTTCTCGGCGGCGACGCCCTCGCCGTCGGGACGTACGAGCTCACCTTCCATGTCGGACCCTATTTCCGCGACCGGCAAACCCCGGATCTCGCGGATCCGCCCTTCCTGGACGAGGTTCCGATCCGCTTCGGCATAGCGAACCCGGATGGTCACTACCACGTCCCGCTTCTCGTATCGCCCTGGGCGTTCTCGACCTATCGCGGCAGCTGA
- a CDS encoding GNAT family N-acetyltransferase, with translation MRETDLDEVAALADLVFPGHHEDRRFFAERLRLGPATCFVLRDPEDRLEGYLVAYFWRLGVVPPLNAPTGTTSGAPDCVYIHDLALTPEASGRGLATAILRELSDRALARGVSRLALVSVNASAAFWERSGFSGDSWGDAMLDKRSAYGEDARYMVRDLRVGGRAEATVTITN, from the coding sequence ATGCGAGAGACGGATCTGGACGAGGTCGCGGCGCTGGCCGACCTCGTCTTCCCCGGTCATCACGAGGATCGACGGTTTTTCGCGGAGCGCCTTCGCCTCGGACCCGCGACCTGCTTCGTCCTGAGAGATCCCGAAGATCGTCTGGAAGGGTATCTCGTCGCCTATTTCTGGCGGCTCGGCGTCGTTCCACCGCTCAATGCGCCGACGGGGACGACGTCGGGGGCGCCCGATTGCGTGTACATCCACGATCTCGCGCTGACGCCCGAGGCGTCGGGACGGGGGTTGGCAACCGCGATTCTGAGGGAATTGTCCGATCGTGCCCTCGCGAGAGGAGTGTCACGCCTCGCGCTCGTTTCGGTCAACGCATCGGCGGCCTTCTGGGAGCGGAGCGGCTTCAGTGGCGATAGTTGGGGAGACGCGATGCTCGACAAGCGAAGCGCCTACGGCGAGGACGCGCGGTACATGGTCAGGGACCTCCGCGTCGGCGGTCGGGCCGAGGCAACCGTGACGATCACCAACTGA
- a CDS encoding cyanate transporter — protein sequence MTPNGGAAAARLPILLLVILVGLNLRPFLTAVGPLTADIRASIGLSLQGLSLLTLIPMGLMGVLAFVGPTVEAKFGARPALVAALWAVAGGSLARWFVVDAEGMFASTVVLSVGVAVAQVVFPGVLKRQFPNGLSTVMGLYSAMLMGGGAAGARLAPLVAETIGDWRAGLGLLAAPAALAAIAAALILPRSDRREERAIPAVGLLRRPRTWLLMACFGLVNGGYSTVVTWLAPFYQERGWSVGSSGTLLAVMALSQGAAALLLPMVSRHARDRRGWLWFTLALQAFGFLGLAAAPDLAPMIWAVGVGAGLGSSFALTMVVSLDHSPDPAAAGALTAMMQGGGFLLAAVAPWLVALLHDLSGGYTAGWIMHLGNVMVVACLTTRLAPGTYRRALGMAVPSPAE from the coding sequence ATGACCCCGAACGGCGGTGCCGCCGCGGCCCGACTGCCCATCTTGCTTCTCGTGATTTTGGTCGGCTTGAACCTTCGGCCGTTCCTGACGGCAGTCGGGCCGCTCACGGCCGATATTCGGGCGAGCATCGGTTTGAGCCTGCAAGGCCTCTCGCTGTTGACCCTCATCCCCATGGGGTTGATGGGCGTTCTGGCGTTCGTCGGACCGACGGTGGAGGCGAAATTCGGCGCTCGACCCGCTCTGGTGGCGGCGTTGTGGGCGGTCGCGGGTGGATCTCTGGCGCGGTGGTTCGTCGTCGATGCCGAAGGCATGTTCGCGAGCACGGTCGTTCTGAGCGTCGGCGTCGCCGTCGCGCAGGTCGTCTTTCCCGGTGTGCTCAAGCGGCAGTTCCCGAACGGACTGTCGACGGTGATGGGTTTGTACTCCGCCATGCTGATGGGTGGTGGGGCGGCCGGGGCGCGTCTGGCTCCGCTCGTCGCGGAGACGATCGGGGATTGGCGCGCCGGTCTCGGCCTGTTGGCGGCGCCGGCGGCGCTGGCCGCGATCGCTGCTGCTCTCATTCTGCCGCGATCCGACCGCCGCGAGGAACGGGCGATTCCCGCCGTGGGCCTTCTCCGACGGCCACGAACCTGGCTTCTGATGGCCTGCTTCGGATTGGTGAACGGGGGATACTCCACGGTGGTCACCTGGCTCGCTCCATTCTATCAGGAGCGCGGCTGGAGCGTGGGCTCGAGCGGCACGTTGCTCGCCGTCATGGCGCTGAGTCAGGGCGCGGCCGCGCTTCTCCTTCCGATGGTGTCCCGGCATGCTCGGGATCGGCGGGGCTGGCTTTGGTTCACGCTCGCTCTGCAGGCCTTCGGCTTTCTCGGTCTGGCGGCGGCGCCCGATCTGGCTCCCATGATCTGGGCGGTCGGCGTGGGCGCGGGATTAGGCTCCAGCTTCGCGCTGACCATGGTCGTATCGCTCGATCACTCGCCGGACCCGGCTGCCGCTGGAGCCTTGACGGCGATGATGCAGGGAGGGGGCTTTCTGCTCGCCGCCGTCGCTCCGTGGCTCGTCGCGCTCCTGCACGATTTGTCGGGCGGGTACACCGCCGGCTGGATCATGCATCTCGGGAATGTCATGGTCGTCGCCTGTCTGACGACGCGGCTCGCTCCGGGAACCTATCGCCGCGCTTTGGGCATGGCGGTGCCGTCTCCGGCCGAATGA
- a CDS encoding OprO/OprP family phosphate-selective porin, translating into MAGDAIEASVGPYGERLRYDEKGLTLTVPEPAVKLAIGGRLQVDAGAAGFGRPDLPEAFPDNVAVRRAWIEPTLTIGKEWVIAFQYDFNDPVLPINDALVSWKGLPDTVVTIGNMKMPFSLEWLQNNTGTLFAERSLANALVPERRFGMAVGHHGQAWTAVLGVFGNAAGNGITGDGLAAAGRATYAPILEERETLHFGLAAIRRERSRGDDRFGLSVQAEAFLFGRPFVDTGTIPDVSHVSRLGAEVAYRAGPFLVQAEYIRTEVERFGGGPSLGFQGGYLEGSLVLNGAGRAYALTPDASTAYAVFEPVGVPEGRRVSRGGAGIFELSARYSFVDLDDRNLRGGSERDVSVGLSWYPEPNLRFIANYVRGRVLPGVGQEELGTRAFTVDAFIARAQISW; encoded by the coding sequence TTGGCCGGCGATGCGATCGAGGCGTCGGTCGGCCCCTATGGCGAACGGCTCCGCTACGACGAGAAGGGCCTGACGCTCACCGTTCCCGAACCGGCCGTGAAACTCGCGATCGGCGGCCGCCTGCAGGTGGATGCCGGCGCGGCGGGGTTCGGCAGACCCGATCTGCCGGAGGCGTTTCCGGACAACGTCGCCGTGCGCCGCGCCTGGATCGAGCCGACGCTGACCATCGGCAAAGAGTGGGTGATCGCGTTTCAGTACGACTTCAACGATCCGGTCCTGCCGATCAACGACGCTCTGGTCTCGTGGAAGGGCCTTCCCGATACGGTCGTGACCATCGGGAACATGAAAATGCCCTTCAGTCTGGAGTGGCTGCAGAACAACACGGGCACCCTGTTCGCCGAGCGCTCTCTCGCCAACGCCCTCGTACCGGAGCGTCGCTTCGGCATGGCGGTGGGTCATCATGGCCAGGCTTGGACGGCGGTTCTCGGCGTGTTCGGAAACGCCGCCGGCAACGGCATCACGGGCGACGGTCTCGCGGCGGCCGGACGCGCGACGTACGCGCCAATCCTCGAGGAGCGGGAGACGCTGCATTTCGGGCTCGCCGCGATCCGGCGAGAGCGCTCACGCGGCGACGACAGGTTCGGCTTGTCCGTCCAAGCCGAGGCGTTTCTGTTCGGACGCCCCTTCGTCGACACGGGCACGATTCCGGATGTGTCCCACGTGTCGCGCCTCGGTGCCGAGGTAGCCTATCGCGCCGGTCCGTTTCTGGTCCAGGCGGAGTACATCCGCACCGAGGTCGAGCGTTTCGGTGGCGGCCCGAGCCTTGGCTTCCAGGGCGGCTATCTGGAGGGCTCGCTCGTCCTCAACGGCGCGGGCCGCGCATATGCGCTCACACCCGATGCGAGCACGGCTTACGCCGTGTTCGAGCCTGTCGGCGTACCGGAGGGCCGTCGCGTCTCCCGAGGAGGGGCGGGCATATTCGAACTCTCGGCTCGCTACAGCTTCGTCGATCTGGACGACAGGAACCTACGTGGCGGTTCCGAGCGCGACGTGAGCGTCGGCCTGAGCTGGTACCCGGAGCCGAACCTCCGATTCATCGCCAACTACGTGCGCGGACGTGTCCTGCCCGGCGTGGGGCAAGAGGAACTCGGTACGAGAGCGTTCACGGTCGACGCGTTCATCGCACGCGCGCAGATCAGTTGGTGA